From a single Bacteroidota bacterium genomic region:
- the rplL gene encoding 50S ribosomal protein L7/L12, whose protein sequence is MADLKAFAEQLVNLTVKEVQELATILKDEYGIEPAAAAVAVAAPGAGGGAEVAEEKTSFDVILKAAGANKLAIVKLVKDLTGLGLKEAKDLVDGAPKPVKEGVSKDEANALKQQLSDAGAEVEVK, encoded by the coding sequence ATGGCAGATTTGAAAGCATTCGCTGAACAACTCGTAAATCTTACAGTGAAAGAAGTTCAGGAACTTGCAACTATCCTGAAAGACGAATATGGTATTGAACCCGCTGCTGCAGCTGTTGCAGTTGCTGCTCCCGGAGCAGGTGGTGGTGCCGAAGTCGCTGAAGAAAAAACATCTTTTGATGTGATTCTGAAAGCTGCAGGTGCAAATAAACTTGCAATCGTGAAATTGGTAAAAGACCTTACCGGTCTTGGACTGAAAGAAGCAAAAGACCTCGTTGATGGCGCACCAAAACCAGTAAAAGAAGGTGTATCTAAAGACGAAGCCAATGCATTGAAGCAACAGCTTTCAGATGCAGGAGCGGAAGTTGAAGTCAAATAA
- a CDS encoding 50S ribosomal protein L10 — translation MTREEKNKIIDELVGTLSQYSNFYITDIETLNSEKTSKLRRHCFNKQVQLKVAKNSLIKKALEKIEGDFSQLIPTLKGSSAIMASESASLPAKMIKDFRKESGKDATKPALKSAYIDGGIYVGDNQLDALASLKSKNELIGDVIGLLQSPAKSVISGLKGQGAKIAGILKTLEERAA, via the coding sequence ATGACAAGAGAAGAAAAAAACAAGATCATCGATGAATTGGTGGGAACACTGAGTCAATACAGTAATTTTTATATCACCGATATAGAAACCCTGAACTCAGAAAAAACCTCCAAGCTGCGTCGTCATTGCTTTAATAAGCAAGTGCAGCTGAAGGTGGCAAAAAATTCTCTGATTAAAAAAGCATTGGAAAAGATCGAAGGCGATTTCAGCCAGTTGATCCCTACACTGAAAGGTTCATCCGCTATCATGGCATCTGAATCAGCCAGTCTTCCTGCTAAAATGATCAAGGATTTCCGCAAAGAAAGCGGTAAAGATGCCACTAAACCTGCATTGAAGAGCGCTTATATCGACGGTGGAATTTACGTTGGCGACAATCAGCTCGATGCACTCGCATCACTGAAGTCCAAAAACGAACTCATCGGCGATGTTATCGGACTCCTTCAGTCACCTGCAAAATCTGTTATCTCCGGCCTCAAAGGTCAGGGTGCAAAGATTGCCGGTATCCTCAAAACCCTGGAAGAGCGTGCCGCTTAA
- a CDS encoding 50S ribosomal protein L1, whose translation MAKLTKNQKVAYAKVDADKAYNLQDATKLVKQVSFTKFDESVDLSVRLGVDPRKANQMVRGIVTLPHGTGKTVRVLVLCTPDKEQEARDAGADHVGLDDYIQKIEGGWTDVDIVITMPGVMAKVGKLGKILGPRNLMPNPKTGTVTNDVGKAVKEVKAGKIDFKVDKTGIIHASIGKVSFDAAKLYDNAHELLQTIVKLKPSAAKGTYLRSISLSSTMSPGIRIDAKNVAG comes from the coding sequence ATGGCTAAGTTAACGAAGAACCAAAAGGTAGCTTATGCGAAAGTAGACGCTGACAAAGCCTACAACCTGCAAGATGCCACCAAACTTGTGAAGCAAGTATCCTTCACCAAGTTTGATGAATCAGTTGACCTGAGTGTACGACTGGGAGTAGATCCGCGTAAAGCCAATCAAATGGTACGTGGTATCGTTACCCTGCCACACGGAACCGGTAAAACCGTTCGCGTGTTGGTATTGTGCACTCCTGACAAAGAGCAGGAAGCTCGTGATGCCGGCGCTGACCATGTGGGTCTTGATGATTACATCCAGAAAATCGAAGGCGGTTGGACAGATGTGGATATCGTGATCACCATGCCAGGCGTAATGGCAAAAGTGGGTAAACTGGGTAAAATCCTGGGCCCCCGAAATCTCATGCCTAACCCTAAAACCGGTACCGTTACAAACGATGTCGGCAAAGCGGTTAAGGAAGTGAAAGCGGGTAAAATCGACTTCAAAGTAGATAAAACCGGAATCATCCATGCCTCTATCGGCAAGGTGTCTTTCGATGCTGCTAAGTTGTACGATAACGCTCATGAATTGCTTCAGACCATCGTAAAGCTCAAACCATCTGCCGCAAAAGGAACTTACCTCAGAAGTATTTCCTTAAGCAGTACGATGAGCCCGGGCATTCGCATTGATGCGAAAAATGTTGCCGGGTAA
- the rplK gene encoding 50S ribosomal protein L11 produces the protein MAKEIGALIKLQVKGGAANPAPPIGPALGAKGVNIMEFCKQFNGRTQDKAGQILPVIITVYTDKSFDFIIKTPPAFIQLMEVAKIQKGSAESNRKKVGTVTWDQVRTIAEGKMVDMNCFTIESAMKMIAGSARSAGINVEGTAPWE, from the coding sequence ATGGCAAAAGAAATAGGCGCACTGATCAAATTACAGGTGAAAGGCGGCGCTGCAAATCCTGCACCACCAATCGGACCGGCTCTCGGTGCGAAAGGGGTTAATATCATGGAGTTCTGCAAGCAGTTCAACGGACGCACGCAGGACAAAGCAGGGCAGATACTGCCGGTAATTATCACTGTATACACGGATAAGTCATTTGACTTTATCATCAAAACCCCTCCAGCATTCATACAGCTGATGGAGGTGGCTAAAATTCAAAAAGGTTCAGCTGAATCTAACCGTAAAAAAGTTGGAACTGTAACCTGGGATCAGGTCCGTACCATTGCCGAAGGGAAAATGGTTGACATGAACTGCTTCACTATCGAATCTGCTATGAAAATGATTGCAGGATCGGCACGTAGTGCAGGTATTAATGTAGAAGGAACCGCTCCCTGGGAGTAG
- the nusG gene encoding transcription termination/antitermination factor NusG: MTETTTGNKKWYVIRAISGKEKKVKQYIESEIVRTGLQDYVSQVLIPMEKFYQIKDGKKVSKERAHLPGYVLIEADLIGEIPHIIQNTTGVIGFLGPKGEAPTPLRQTEVNRILGKVDELHDSEEVINIPFVVGETVKVTDGPFNSFSGVIEEVNEEKKKLKVMVKIFGRKTPLELSYMQVEKES, encoded by the coding sequence ATGACAGAGACGACAACCGGCAATAAGAAATGGTATGTCATCCGTGCCATCAGCGGAAAGGAGAAAAAGGTAAAACAATATATCGAAAGTGAAATTGTTCGTACCGGCCTTCAGGACTATGTATCACAGGTGCTCATACCCATGGAGAAGTTTTACCAGATAAAAGATGGTAAAAAAGTAAGTAAGGAAAGAGCCCATCTTCCGGGTTATGTATTGATAGAAGCAGATCTGATAGGTGAAATTCCACATATCATTCAAAATACTACCGGTGTAATCGGATTCCTTGGCCCAAAAGGCGAAGCTCCAACACCACTCCGGCAAACGGAAGTGAACAGAATTCTCGGAAAAGTGGATGAACTCCACGATAGTGAAGAGGTAATCAACATACCTTTTGTAGTGGGTGAAACGGTGAAAGTGACCGACGGACCCTTTAACAGTTTCTCAGGAGTGATTGAAGAAGTGAACGAAGAGAAAAAGAAACTGAAAGTGATGGTGAAAATCTTCGGGCGTAAAACACCGCTTGAATTAAGTTACATGCAAGTAGAAAAAGAATCGTAA
- the raiA gene encoding ribosome-associated translation inhibitor RaiA — translation MKVKVQSIHFTADRKLLQFVEEKVDKLTQFYEAIIESEVYLRLDKSDDKGNKIAEIKISAPGKTMFAREQCKTFEEATDNAVEALRKQITKHKEKQRGS, via the coding sequence ATGAAAGTGAAAGTTCAATCCATCCATTTTACTGCCGATCGGAAACTCCTGCAATTCGTAGAAGAAAAAGTGGACAAGCTGACGCAGTTTTATGAAGCGATTATTGAAAGCGAAGTCTACTTGCGACTGGATAAATCGGACGATAAAGGCAATAAGATTGCAGAAATTAAAATATCAGCCCCGGGAAAAACGATGTTTGCCCGTGAACAATGTAAAACATTTGAAGAAGCTACGGATAATGCTGTGGAAGCACTTCGAAAGCAAATTACAAAGCATAAAGAAAAGCAAAGAGGAAGTTGA
- a CDS encoding tyrosine-type recombinase/integrase, with translation MTDHERFINYLRFEKRSSEHTVIAYENDLKQYADYLGIQYQLIDLTQSSHFIIRSWIVSLMEAGLDPRSVNRKITTLRTFYRFMVKTGRLERSPMIKVMAPKTKKKLPEYVDEPRMAKLFDLDAQLEAGFENLRNLLIMDFFYRTGVRLSELIGLKVSDVNLYNLTITVLGKRNKIRQIPITNNFRQILTEYLEERQKFMLEHHTDHPYFFVENKGNQMYPGFVYRLVKSSISRVSTGEKRSPHVLRHSFATAMLNHGADINAIKELLGHSSLAATQVYTHNSIEKLKEIYKQAFPKA, from the coding sequence GTCATTGCTTATGAAAACGATTTAAAGCAATATGCTGATTATCTCGGTATCCAATATCAGCTCATCGACCTCACTCAATCCAGTCATTTTATTATTCGATCCTGGATCGTTTCACTCATGGAAGCTGGTCTGGATCCGCGGTCTGTGAATAGAAAAATTACCACTCTGCGGACATTCTATCGGTTTATGGTGAAGACCGGTCGTCTGGAGCGAAGTCCGATGATTAAAGTAATGGCTCCTAAAACAAAGAAGAAATTACCGGAATATGTAGATGAGCCACGCATGGCAAAGCTTTTCGACTTAGATGCTCAACTGGAAGCTGGTTTCGAGAATCTGCGAAATCTGCTCATCATGGATTTTTTTTACAGAACCGGCGTGCGTCTCTCTGAATTGATCGGGTTAAAAGTAAGTGATGTGAATCTCTATAATTTGACTATAACGGTGCTGGGTAAGAGAAATAAGATCCGACAAATTCCCATCACAAATAATTTCAGGCAAATCCTTACTGAATATCTGGAAGAGCGACAGAAATTTATGCTCGAACACCATACAGATCACCCTTATTTCTTCGTCGAAAATAAAGGTAACCAAATGTATCCCGGATTCGTTTACCGACTGGTGAAAAGCAGCATCAGCCGAGTTTCTACAGGTGAAAAAAGAAGTCCGCATGTTTTAAGGCATAGTTTTGCTACAGCCATGCTCAATCACGGTGCCGATATCAATGCCATTAAAGAACTTCTTGGTCATAGTAGTCTCGCCGCCACACAGGTGTACACCCATAATTCCATAGAAAAACTGAAGGAAATTTATAAACAAGCCTTCCCCAAAGCATAA